In Melanotaenia boesemani isolate fMelBoe1 chromosome 1, fMelBoe1.pri, whole genome shotgun sequence, the genomic window TCAGCATCCATGATCGATGATCTGGAGATGATCAAAGACTTGGGCTCCTCTCTGTCTAAAGAGATGGCCAACCTCACCAGTAAATTTCGCATGGGCTTTGGCTCTTTTGTGGAGAAGCCTGTCCTTCCTTTCATCAAGATCACAGAGGAACATCTGAACAACCCCTGCAGGTATGCAGTATCATGACCAAAGGACTCAGCAGCATCCTCTGCTCTGAGGTTGGAACTTGGAACAATATTATGTGGGTCCTCAGTTTtcactctttgttttttttttttttacatttctgatgtgttaCAGCGATGCAGCCATAACTTGTCAGCCAACATTTGGTTATAAACATGTCTTGTCTTTGACAAGCAAAACGGACAGGTTCAACAAGATAATCACGGAGCAACGTGTATCCGCAAATGTGGATGAGTTGGAGTGTGGCTTTGATGCTGTCATgcaagcagctgtttgtgggGTAAGATTTTGCATGTAAAATTTCTTAAATCACTTTAATTAGTTTGTGAATCCGTCatgttaatttttcttatttgatTAGTCAGTTTTGTCTGCCTTATAGGACAAAATAGGATGGAGGAATGATTCGATGCGTCTGCTGGTGTTTGTCAGTGACGGTGACTCACACTTTGGCATGGATAGTAAATTGGCTGGAATTGTGATTCCTAATGACGGGAAGTGTCACCTGGATGTCAACAATGAATACTCCATGTCCACAGTGCTGGTAAATCCTCAACCTGGtagcaaaaacaaattaaattccCTAAGCCACCATGCCACATGCATCCTCTGCTAAGGGCTTTGATTATTTTGGCAGTTTTAGCAAATGTTATTCTATCTGCACCCAAGTTTAAAGTAATCCTTTGTCAGTGCTTGAACTTATCACTAGGTATCACAAAAATCAGCTTGGTAGTTTTTTGTGACACCCTAAAGTTGGCTCCAGAACTAGTCTGGATGCTGAGACTGAGCCAGGTCTTTATTTCTCCTAAAATCTGGTTGCCATAAATGTTGGTCCAAATGTAGCTAGAAGTTTAATTTCTCAGCTCAAACTGACTCAACCACACACCATAACTTTAGAGCCAGAGATGGCCTATTTCTTTGACCAGCTACTgccaaaacaaaaccacataGTCTAAGCTTAGCTTCAGTAGGCCCGATTCATTTGGCTGAACACAGTTAGAAACTAACGGTGATGTTTGTCTGGTATATTCatgtttaacctttttttttccaggagtATCCTACTCTTGGTCAGCTAATTGACAAAGTAGTAGAGAACAACATCCTGCTTATTTTTGCTGTGAcggaaaagcaaacaaacatctATAAGGTAAAAGAAACTTCTCTCCACGAGCATAGGTCCAAAGTAGAATAATGCAAGTGCTTCTTGAGGTTAACATGTTTATCTGTTGAGTTGGAATCTCATGCAACCTGTTAGAACTAGCCCATTTTTTCCAATGccttttccatgtttttattgtttgttttgttttttttattattattatgattattatttgcTTTTGGGACTATGATGCTACCCACATTTGGAATGACAAGATAAcgttttatctgttttgtttttctcttagaACTATGCAAACCTCATACCTGGCGCCACAGTTGGAGTCCTGGAAGCAGATTCACGGAATATCCTGGAACTGATTGTGACAGCTTACAAAGTAAATATACAGTCTTGGTAATCTGGATGTAGAATGttaagaaataaacagaaaacaccttCCTGTTGTAAAAGCAGCGAAAGCTGTTGTTGTGTTATTATAACAAAGTAATTTGTCCAACTATGTTGAAGCTGAGCCCcagaaaagtgtttaaaaaatgcattagtTAATCTTCTGTACATCATCATTTTTAGATGACAGCCAACAGCCCTCCCTTGCTTTTCCTATTTCATTCTTTCCTCTATTGCATTTTTTGCCTCTTCCACCCAGTGCTTTGCATCAGCTTGTTTGACAGCAAGTTTCTGCTTGTTCTGGCTGTTTGATCTCCTCGCCCCTCTGACttgctctttctttcttccccACTCTCTCTCTCCACTGCAGCCCGCTGTGCCGTTTGGTAAATCCCCCCAGGCGGCAGTgactggtggtggtggtgcacAGTCCTTTAATTACTTTGTCAGTTGCATTGTTTACACCCAGGTTGACCACACCAGGAGAGGAGTCCCTGATTGTAGATTTActgctttaaaaagaagaacaatACTACAGACAGGAATATTTTAGTGAACAGTATTTATACTTACCTAATATCATGAATAAGCCTTTGTTCCTTAGTTGGATAGCTGTCTTAGCcacttttaaatgaatttactGAACTGTAATGCATTCTTTTGAATTTGTTTTACAGACTTGGGTATATCCCATATATGTCCCAGTTTTCTCCTCCATAGCAACACTGAAGACACAGTACAACTGCAGACCCACACGAAATTAACCCTCTGATAGCACCCAGACAGTCTGTCACAGAATGCATTCGTCATTCAAAGGCAGTTCTTTCTCCAGCTGAGGTTAGCTGTCATTCTTTACTCAGGTGCTTTGAGTAACCAAGCACACCTGGGATGATGACTCATCTAAAAGGCTGAATTATATAGGAGGTTTCAAAGACGCTGGCACATCACAGGTCACTGTGGGGTGACAGTATAATTACAGCCACAGCCTTGGAAATCCCACCTCATGATAACAAAAGTCACTGTATTAATACCATGGTTTAGAAGTTGGGGTATTTTAGAAAGGAAAAACTTTCTGTTCGGTATCTACTGCTTTTCCATACATGCTGTTATAATGTACAGCTTATGAACTGTTTTCCAGGAGCTGCGGTCAGAGATTGAGCTTGAGGCCCTTGGAGACACAGAAGAGCTACAGATGTCCTTCACAACCATTTGTCCTAATGGGACTGTATTTCCTGATTTAAAATTGTGTTCCAACATCAAACCAGGAGAGATGGTGAGTTGATTCTGCTTCAAATaaggctttttttctgttgttgtatTTGTTGTTAGTTTTTCATACAGGCTGTTGCATTTCAGAGTActgtataaatatattataaactAACATATgtaaactaatattttattttttcaattgtTTTCCTCGATTTTTTCctgtatatattttgtttttacataactataaataaattcaggtattaaggaattaaaaaaaaatcctttatgtGCTATAAACTAGTGTGTTTTAACTCAGACAGGTTTCATTAGCGAATTTGtatatgaatgaaaacaaatttgaaTTTACTGGTAATGAACTTAGTTATTTGTTTCAGCCTTAGCTTTCTCCTAGTTTAACTTGAGTGGCTTGATGTTTTTTGGGggatttttacatattttaagaaaaatgctCAAAGAGGAGTATTGAGTCTACAGTATTAAAGCACAATAGATTTTAGTATTTAATAATGCTGGATGGTTCATGCAGGATAGTTTCAAACACTGACCAGACCTCATGTTTCTCTAAATAAGGGAACATATCAGTCACTACAACATAATTACAGATTTACTGGCTTTCAACACTTTCCTCTGGAGTTTTACAACACAGAGATCCAGAGATTCCTGGGATCAGTAGTTTTGAACTTGGTTTCACTGAACCTTTTCTTTGTTCTACAGGTATTGTTTAATGTGTCCGTGAAGCTTTCGGAATGCCTGTCAGGACTCCGGCACTTCTCCCTCAAACCAGTGGGCTTACAGGACAGCTTGGAGGTGGAACTGGAGTCTCTTTGCTCATGTGACTGCCAGCATCCTCTTACAGCAAACAGCAGCCAGTGCACTGAGGGTCAAGGAGCTTTCCAATGTGGCGTCTGCGTGTGTCAGCCGGGATTTCAGGGAGAGCACTGTGAATGCAATGAGGAGAGTTCTTTGTTGAGTAACTGCCTTGCAACAAATGATTCAGAGATATGCAATGGTCAGGGGCACTGTTATTGTGGGAAGTGCTCGTGTCATGCGTCCAGTTTTGGCCGCATCTATGGACCTTACTGTGAGTGTGACAATTACTCATGTGTTCGCTTCCGTGGGGAGCTCTGCGGAGGTGAGTAGTCACATATGAATACTGTGACTTGTCCACATCAGTTTTTGGTGAGCATGATTCTTTAGGGATTTTATATTTGTAGGTCATGGAGTGTGTGATTGTGGCGAGTGTCACTGTGAAAGTGGGTGGACAGGGGAGTACTGCAACTGCAGCACCAGCACTGATATGTGCATGTCAGAGGACGCTGGGCTCTGCAGCGGCAGAGGGAAATGCAAGTGTGGCCGGTGTGTCTGCACTGTTCCTGGAGCATCTGGGGAAAAGTGCGAGAAGTGCCCAACATGTAAAGATGCCTGCAGCTCTGCAAGGTGAGTAAACACTTTACCCCCATCTTTTCTTTTAGCTGAATATGGGTGTAATGTGAATGTGGATTTTGTCAGCTTTCCTGTTATGATTGATATGTCCTTAACTAAAAGAtacaagatatttttttttcttttgccacaCGATCTGTCTGTTCTTTTGAGTTCAGGGATATCAGATTCAGTTTTCCTTGTTAACATGTGTCTACACCTCCCATGTAACATCAAAAGACACTAATGTCCCTAACATAGCACTAAAAGATTTCCTTTCTCCATTGTAAAGCAGCTGTCAGGGCTGGTGCTATTTGATAGCACTATTACAGGGGAGACTGGTGATAGAGAATGAGCAAAACCTTGGGAAAATGCTGATAAGTGACCGACCCAGTGATTCCTCTTTGTGTCCTGCATCAGTGATTGGAGCTTCATTAAACCTTGACTACCAGGGGTTATTATATAATCTTTAAGGTAAATCTGtgcttttgttttactgtttgtgtCAACATCAGGGCCTGTGTGGAGTGCCATCTTCAAGATGAAGATGATCGTGAGTTGTGTGATCAGAAGTGCAACATTGATAACATTTCCATCAATGTAACAGCAGGTAAGGATGCCTACAGGGTTTCTACATCTATGCGCACGGTCCTGTTCATATTACCTTGTTTGGGCCAGCTCCATCAAAGCTTCTCATGCACGGACATGCAATCAGATTTTGTAGGCCAATTTATCATTCAAAGTATTTCTATAAAACAAGCATCCATGATAATATTTCGCTCCTTGTCTTCTTAGATTACATGTTACTGTACAATACCGCCTGCTACAGGGCATTGATTGGTCAGAGTTGCTACTTGTGGGCATAAACAATGAATCCATGAAGCTATTTCAAAGTCCAGCAGACAGTTTATGACATGAATTATGGATATTTGTGCACACGGATTGCATACTGTGAGCATGACTCATGAAAACACGTTTGGGTTTAAAGAttgatggtttttttttgtttggtttttttttctccgcTGACAGAGCTGATCTCTGTAGAGCTCAGCTGTTGTGATAATTTCCAGTAGATTAAAACTTTTCTGAACTAGAAACCTGATTAGGAACTCAGGAACAAAGGATTCTTTACTCTACCTGCTCTGGCTTTCAGAAGTATCTGTGTTGCTTTAGTATCAACGATCTGTACAATATTGCAAAATCATATGTTCTCAGACAATTTCTCGTTCAGTTACAgttgtaacacacacacacacacacacacacacacacacacacacacacacacacacacacacacacacacacgcacatcaATCACTGTTTGTCTCATAAATTACCATATAATAAACAGTTTTACCTGTTTTTGCTCTCCAATCTAAATCAAATACTTGGTCAAAATGTGGTTTATCATTTAAATCGTGAATGATAAAAGTAACAGTTGCTAGTTTGTTGTATATTAGCAATTGTTCTTCTTTTCCATAAAAATCTACAATCAAAATACCTTTAAACATGAGACTGGGTGTTTAATGCAGGACCAAACAACTACATTAAAAATACgtcacagaacaaaaaataaataaataaaattgttgcAACAAAGTAAAAACTTCCTGAGATATACATTTTTGAGATATTTATTTGACTTCTTTAAAGCATTCTGTAGCAGGTGTGTATTTATTAATAATCCTCAgtgttttgttgatgtttagAAGAGATTTCATTCCAAAGAAAGTAGGTAAAGTCAcagaaaatataagaaaaaaatagtttaggTGCTAAACTTAtcactaaaatatatatatttagggTTTGGGATGGTTTGGTTGGCTTGGAATGACCCAACTGTTTGTCGTCATAGCTGAAGCGTGCAAAGCACGTTGGCATCCAAACTTGAATGTTTTGAAAGAAACTCACAAggaaacatttataaaacagtCCCTGCTTGCAACTGTCACCATGATGTAATAACAAATCAATGACAGCAAACCGCACATTTTCTCTCTGAGCAACCACCAAACAGGATCTGAAGCAGGTTTCAGGTCTGTGCAAGTTGACTTTCGGCTTTCATTTGTCATTGGATTTAATCAGTTAAAAGGAGTCGTTCAGAAAGTTGAACAGGTGCTTTGAATTAGGCAAACTGAAAAATACATTCATGCTCGGTTTTTGTCAAATGAATCTTAAAAATGTGTCTtactatataattttttttaatgatcctTCAGTTGTGCTGTAAATGCTTGTCATTAGAATTTGCCCTCTCAGCTCAGTTTTTGTGATATCTGTATCAACATACTAAGTTTCAGTGTGGGTCAGTGATTGGGTGGAATGCTGACCTCCATCAACTCGAGTGTTTCTCTGAAGTCTGCACCCTCCTCTCTAACACAACATGTCCTTTTGGGTTGTGCAGGACAATGGGGAACATATTATTTACCTTGTTGTACAGGCAGAGCTATTGTAATGCATGTGAATAGCCAAAGAACCTGGTCTTCCTTCCATAGTAGAGTTGATTTTAAAACCACTACATTTGTGCAAACTGAGAAGTATATCTGATGatcacagaggattttcagatgTTGTGTGGCccacacacatgcgcacacaccAGATTAGTCTTTGATATGGAAATCACACTGACAGCAAAACAGAGAAGAGTGTATCCTTTTACATCCTCAGTGCACTTACAAAAGGAAAGATGATATATTTACAATAGATTCACTCCTTCAATATGAATGTGtatgttcacattttttttcagattatgACAAGAGTCTTTCTAAGTCATGCACACTAATGATGGAAAATGAGTGCTGGATGTCTTTTAGTGTGGCCGAAGGTGAGATGGGAGCCATTGCCTACAATCTGCAGATGTCCGGTAAGCTTCATAACAAGACaagaaagatgtaaaaacaaattttaccaTTTTGGGGTAAAACACAGGTCATCCACTGCTTCTCCTCAGGTTGCCCAGAGCCTCCTAACATCCCCATGATTATTTTGGGGGTCTCCCTCTCTGTGGTGTGTATTGGTCTGATCCTGTTGGCTGTGTGGAAGGTGCTCATATCAGTCCATGACCGCAAAGAGGTGGCCAAGTTTGAGGCTGAAAGGGCAAAGGCAAAATGGCAGACGGTAAggccttgatttttttttttttttttttttaaggttgtggatattttatagtttcttctttttaaaaaatccaatgACATTACCAAACAATAAGCTCTTTAGATAAGAGACTGTGTCTGCATGATAAGCTAAGTGGCTTTCTTTTATGTGATTATTGCTACACAATGCTGTTCATGGTAGCAATCAAAAATCAGAGCACTCTCTACTTGTCAGATGGTTTCCTGAATGGCTGAGCTTAAGCTTAAAGCTGCTTAGAAGGGCCCATAGAAGAGTCCATCTTTCTCTGTctaaatcattcattcattatctcaactgcttagtccattacgggtcaggggtaagctggagcctatcccagcattttagcaggtgagaagcagggtacacgctggacaggtcaccagacCATCGCAGGGCCAGCACAGATATGAACAAACGACCATTCACACTAACCCCTAGGGAGAATTTACAGTGCCCTATTAACCTTTgaacggtgggaggaagccggagaacccatgcatacacggggagaacatgcaaactccacacagaaaggccaccaacCCACAGGTTttaacctccccccagccgattcttgctgtgaggctgcggtgctaaccaccagaCCACCGTGCAACCCATGTCTAAACCATATCAAACTCAAAGTCTTACAGCACTTTGAGCTTACACTATTGGGGAATGTTGACATGCATCACTTTTGCATTAAACACTTATGAACAAACATGGCACTTAACATGATTCATCAGTAATTTGGCAAACTGTCTGATGCAGAGTTGATTAGGTGTACAAGTTTGTAGAATGTACTCAAACCATTGTGAAATCTTTGAAGTTTAAGTAGTTGTGCTAGTTTAAGTTAAAAGCAACTGAGGTTGCTTTTAACTTTAACTAGCACATCAGGAAACCACAATTCTCCAAACTGAGAGTGCCAAATGTAGGATTGTAAGGCAGGAGGACAGAGAAACTTAAGCTTTattacatataaacaaacaaaaagctccAAAAACACTGACTGGATGTCAGAAATAACAGCAACAATGAACTGTCAGAGAACAAAGGAACTTAGGACAATTATATACTAAGTGAGCAGGTGTGGCAATCAGCAACTAAGAACTAGGTGTAACAggaagtaaacaacagaaaacacaagaggATAACCTCTACTAAATAAAACTGATAGCAAACCTAACACAGAAAAATCAGCCTGAACCTAAAGACAGcccaaactgaaaaccaaaggACAGACTAAGGAAATAATACAACACGAAGATCTAACAAGAGCTAAACCTATAAGAACCAAAATTCACAGGCCTTGATAGGAAGATATAcgctgcctggccaaaaaaataaataaataaaaaaaagttgccaccaaaaagaaaagaatgactAATATTTCATTGGGccgcctttagctttgattacagcagcattcgctgtggcattgttttgatAAGCTTCTGAAATGTCCCACgatttatttccatctagtTAATTAATTTTTCACTAAGATCTTGTATtaatgatgggagagtccgaccactgcgTAAAgctttctccagcacatcccaaataTTCTCattctttcacaatctgagcccaacgaatcctggcattgtcaacTTGGAATATGcccatgccatcagggaagaaaaaatcaGTTGATGGAATAGTCTGGTCATttagtatattcaggtagtcagctgacctcattctttgggcacataATGTTACTGAGACTacacctgaccaactgcagcaaccccagaccATAACACTGCTTCCACAGGCTTATACACTatgcatgatggctgcatcacttcatctgcctctcttcttaccctgatgctcccatctcTCTGGAACAGGGtcaatctggactcatcagaccacatgaacTTCTttcatggctccagagtccaatctttatgctccctagcaaattcAAGCCTTTTTTCTCTGGCTAGCCTTattgattagtggttttcttatgctTACACAACTGTTCATTCCCAATCCCTGGCGTTCCTTTCACAGTGtcagtgtggaaatgctcttttACTACTTAACATAGctctgagttctactgttgttctTCTTTTAATTGATTCCACCAAACGTTTAAGTGCTAGCTGATCAcaatcattcaggattttttgaACACCCATATTTCTTCCACaaagatgatggttccccactatccttctaGTTTTAATAATacgttggacagttcttaatctaattttagtagtttctgcaacCTCCTGAGATGCTTTTgctgcttgatgcatgccaatgatttgacccttctaaAAACAGACTAATGTCTTCTTCACTAACATTGGATGTGTATTTAAatatggttgtttaagaaaggAGAAACTATTCATTGCAttagttggggttaaataacttgttccCGGCTGACAAATAatcacccatgcagtaattatctaaTAGGAGGCTCGTAccatttgcttagttaaatccaggtagtaactttttttggggggccaggcagtgtatacAGACAGGGGTTACACTTTGTACTATTCATAGATCACATTTACTCACAGGTACATTGTCCAACCCAAAGCAACAAACTACAGAAATCTTATCTCACAAGTTCTAATCATAGATTGTGACACCAGAACAGTTTAGAGATGCAGTTACACCAATAACATGTTTTGTGACAGGAGTAATATTGAAATAATTCAAAGCCGCATAACATAATTTAATTAGTTtgtatgttattttctttttttaatattcttaaATTGTGTTAAAAGGACAATGGTGATGAGGATATTTGGGAAAATTGGATTGGATTAACAGGACTAACACTGTTGgtcctgactttttttttcctttagattGTTGATGGTAATATCTGGACCAAGGatctcaaactccagtcctcaagggccagtgtcctgcagggtttagatgtttccctacttcaacacacctaacttaaattaatgggtcattatgCAAAACTTGTCAAAAAGCTGTAGGatccatttaatctgaatcaggtgtgttggagcaaggaaacacctaaaacctgcaggacagtggctctcgaggaccagagtttgagatgGCTGATCTGGACAATAATTTATCTGTGACAATATTTGATGATCTTcttgcatttgtgtttttttgttttttttttgttttttttctcttcagggGACCAACCCTCTTTTTAGAAGCTCAACATCTACATTTCAAAATGTAACCTATAagaacacacagagagaaaggaTTATTACGATGAATCGCTACTGATGACTAACTGGAGGCAATTGCAAATCATCAACTGAGTGCacttgagtttgtgtgtgttgtgtgtgtgtgtgtgtgtgtgtgtgtgtacaagacAGAGAGAATGTTGATATTAAAACTGTTTGTGTGAATCTCTGTGTTAACGC contains:
- the itgb6 gene encoding integrin beta-6 — encoded protein: MGLILLSLILRYWINTVEGTCSTGSAVTCDECLQLSPHCAWCTQENFTDWLSVSERCDTADSLLEKGCARGHVEFPISKGHILQDRPLGKKTSNTNNTQISPQKMSLKLRPGSEVTFQVKVQHTEDYPVDIYYLMDLSASMIDDLEMIKDLGSSLSKEMANLTSKFRMGFGSFVEKPVLPFIKITEEHLNNPCSDAAITCQPTFGYKHVLSLTSKTDRFNKIITEQRVSANVDELECGFDAVMQAAVCGDKIGWRNDSMRLLVFVSDGDSHFGMDSKLAGIVIPNDGKCHLDVNNEYSMSTVLEYPTLGQLIDKVVENNILLIFAVTEKQTNIYKNYANLIPGATVGVLEADSRNILELIVTAYKELRSEIELEALGDTEELQMSFTTICPNGTVFPDLKLCSNIKPGEMVLFNVSVKLSECLSGLRHFSLKPVGLQDSLEVELESLCSCDCQHPLTANSSQCTEGQGAFQCGVCVCQPGFQGEHCECNEESSLLSNCLATNDSEICNGQGHCYCGKCSCHASSFGRIYGPYCECDNYSCVRFRGELCGGHGVCDCGECHCESGWTGEYCNCSTSTDMCMSEDAGLCSGRGKCKCGRCVCTVPGASGEKCEKCPTCKDACSSARACVECHLQDEDDRELCDQKCNIDNISINVTADYDKSLSKSCTLMMENECWMSFSVAEGEMGAIAYNLQMSGCPEPPNIPMIILGVSLSVVCIGLILLAVWKVLISVHDRKEVAKFEAERAKAKWQTGTNPLFRSSTSTFQNVTYKNTQRERIITMNRY